A single genomic interval of Parvularcula marina harbors:
- the holA gene encoding DNA polymerase III subunit delta codes for MTAIKTGDIARFLKSRPQGTHVALFHGPDQGLVRERAAQLSKHVVDDPNDPFNAVELGEADITSTGQLADEAAALSFMGGERLIRVRGSGDHVTKAVKHLLKALESDELTPNALVVIEAGELKKTSALRKACEASRAAAAIACYAEDGQDLLDTLRSALKAEALDIEEEALMALASRLGEDRGITRSELEKLILYKGTKAQRGEAATVSTEDIREALAESTSDATFEIIDLALGGETSRLSEALYRARGAGVSPLAILRILQNKLLRLQTVQEAVDRGTAREAAIKSLRPPVFFGEQRSFSRALTSWPLPRLRQAVRDVYVTDLDSKRTGMPQAELVERTLLRLSMMAGRSRS; via the coding sequence ATGACAGCGATCAAGACAGGCGATATTGCCCGTTTCCTGAAAAGCAGGCCGCAGGGCACACATGTCGCACTGTTTCACGGCCCCGATCAGGGCCTGGTCCGCGAACGCGCAGCGCAGCTTTCCAAACATGTGGTCGATGACCCCAATGACCCCTTCAACGCGGTTGAGCTGGGCGAGGCGGATATTACCTCCACCGGGCAACTGGCCGATGAGGCTGCCGCGCTTTCCTTCATGGGCGGGGAGCGGTTGATCCGTGTGCGCGGCAGCGGCGATCATGTAACCAAGGCCGTCAAACATCTCCTCAAGGCGCTGGAAAGCGATGAGCTGACCCCCAATGCGCTGGTCGTGATTGAGGCCGGGGAGCTGAAAAAGACAAGCGCCCTGCGCAAAGCCTGTGAGGCCAGCCGTGCCGCAGCGGCGATTGCCTGTTATGCCGAGGACGGACAGGATCTGCTCGACACGTTGCGATCAGCTCTGAAAGCCGAAGCGCTCGATATCGAGGAAGAGGCGCTGATGGCGCTCGCCAGCCGATTGGGCGAGGATCGCGGCATCACCCGCTCGGAACTGGAAAAGCTCATCCTCTATAAGGGCACGAAAGCCCAGCGCGGTGAGGCCGCAACGGTGAGCACGGAGGATATCCGCGAGGCACTGGCCGAGAGCACGTCCGATGCGACCTTCGAGATCATCGACCTTGCGCTGGGCGGGGAGACGAGCCGGCTGTCCGAAGCGCTCTACCGCGCACGCGGCGCCGGGGTTTCGCCGCTGGCGATCTTACGCATCCTTCAGAACAAGCTTCTCCGCCTGCAGACGGTGCAGGAAGCGGTTGATCGCGGCACCGCCCGCGAGGCGGCCATCAAATCCCTGCGTCCGCCTGTCTTTTTCGGGGAGCAGCGCAGTTTCTCCCGCGCCCTCACCTCCTGGCCGCTGCCGCGCCTCCGGCAGGCAGTCAGGGATGTTTATGTGACGGATCTTGATTCCAAGCGAACCGGCATGCCGCAGGCGGAACTTGTCGAGCGGACGCTGCTGCGCCTCTCCATGATGGCGGGACGCTCACGCAGCTAG
- a CDS encoding M16 family metallopeptidase, with translation MRRSLIISTALAAALALTACETTGSTGSSMEDMALPGGIKLVEKVTKKGDEVVIPYSKYVLPNGLTVILHEDDSDPLVHVDVTYHVGSGREEIGKSGFAHFFEHMMFQGSENVGDEEHFKIVSESGGTLNGTTNTDRTNYFETVPSNQLEKMIWLEADRMGFLLPAVTQEKFEVQRETVKNERGQNYDNRPYGLIREKVAEAMYPEGHPYSWLTIGYIEDLNRADLDDLKRFFLRWYGPNNAVLTIGGDLDKMQTLEWVNKYFGSIPAGPEVADPVPTEVTLDADRYISYEDNVSLPLVWMTFPTVHVYHPDEAPLDVLYSIMGDGRTSLLYKNMVKDGYAVQASASHGCSELHCQFTMFALPNPASGKSLTDLEQIMRDSLKEFEERGVLDDDLERVKAGIRASNIFGLESVRGKVSQLAAFATFADTPNYIQKEIDRYDAVTKEDVMRVYEKYIKDKSAVILSVVPKGQPDMVAAPDNWTFPGRTIPEASDDDSALALRIPADDFDRSMQPAASGENPVVTLPTLWRDELSNGVEVLGAINDETPTTAISLRIEVSQRDEPLEKLGLAEITAAMLNEATQESTNEELSNRLAKLGSSVSVSAGSRYTTITVRSLTENLDETLAIARERLLEPAFNEDDFQRVKGQTIEGIKQSKTQASATASQVFTQLMYGNDNAFAWRDAGRVDTVETITLDDVKAFYDTYYKSGAGSIIAVSDLPEKKMMASLAAFSPWSGDAMPQKELAPFPAIDASKLYLIDKPGAAQSEIRIGKRALPFDATGTYYKATLMNYALGGAFNSRINLNLREDKGYTYGARSFFSGSDQYGEYRAQAGVRKDATAASIVEFFSEIGSYQEDGISEDELAFTKQAIGQSEARDYETPFQKLGFLSQILTYDLPDDFVDEQQDILRNLTKENVDMLAAELLDGDMALVVVGDKEAIWDELEALGREIVELDENGMPK, from the coding sequence ATGCGCAGATCTCTCATTATTTCGACCGCTCTTGCCGCCGCGCTGGCGCTGACGGCCTGTGAAACGACCGGCTCGACCGGCAGCTCGATGGAGGACATGGCGCTGCCCGGCGGCATCAAGCTCGTCGAGAAAGTCACGAAAAAGGGCGATGAAGTCGTCATCCCCTATTCCAAATATGTCCTGCCGAACGGCCTGACCGTCATCCTGCACGAAGATGATTCAGACCCGCTGGTCCATGTTGATGTGACCTACCATGTCGGCTCTGGCCGTGAGGAGATCGGCAAGTCGGGCTTTGCGCACTTCTTCGAGCACATGATGTTCCAGGGGTCGGAAAATGTCGGCGACGAAGAGCACTTCAAGATCGTCTCTGAATCGGGCGGCACGCTGAACGGCACGACCAACACCGACCGCACCAACTATTTCGAGACCGTCCCGTCAAACCAGCTTGAGAAAATGATCTGGCTCGAAGCGGACCGCATGGGCTTCCTTCTCCCCGCCGTCACGCAGGAGAAGTTCGAGGTCCAGCGCGAGACCGTGAAGAACGAGCGCGGCCAGAACTATGACAACCGCCCTTACGGCCTGATCCGCGAAAAAGTCGCCGAAGCGATGTACCCGGAAGGCCATCCTTATAGCTGGCTGACGATTGGTTATATCGAAGATCTCAACCGCGCCGACCTTGATGACCTCAAGCGCTTCTTCCTGCGCTGGTACGGACCCAACAACGCGGTACTGACGATTGGTGGCGACCTCGACAAGATGCAGACCCTCGAATGGGTCAACAAATATTTCGGCTCGATCCCGGCTGGCCCGGAAGTCGCAGACCCCGTGCCGACCGAGGTCACGCTCGATGCTGACCGTTATATTTCGTATGAGGACAATGTCTCCCTGCCGCTGGTATGGATGACCTTCCCGACGGTACATGTCTATCACCCGGATGAGGCGCCGCTTGACGTGCTCTACTCCATCATGGGCGATGGCCGGACCTCGCTTCTCTACAAGAACATGGTCAAGGACGGCTATGCCGTGCAGGCCAGCGCCAGCCATGGCTGCAGCGAGCTTCATTGTCAGTTCACGATGTTTGCCCTGCCGAACCCGGCCAGCGGCAAGTCGCTCACCGATCTTGAGCAGATCATGCGCGACAGCCTCAAGGAATTCGAAGAGCGCGGTGTGCTCGATGACGACCTTGAGCGTGTGAAGGCCGGTATCCGCGCGAGCAATATCTTTGGTCTTGAAAGTGTTCGCGGCAAGGTCAGCCAGCTGGCGGCCTTCGCCACCTTCGCTGACACGCCGAACTACATCCAGAAAGAGATCGACCGCTATGACGCCGTCACGAAAGAGGACGTCATGCGGGTCTATGAGAAATATATCAAAGACAAGTCCGCGGTGATCCTCTCTGTTGTGCCGAAGGGCCAGCCGGACATGGTCGCGGCGCCTGACAATTGGACCTTCCCGGGACGGACGATCCCGGAAGCCTCAGATGATGACAGCGCTCTAGCGCTGCGCATCCCGGCGGATGACTTTGACCGGTCGATGCAGCCGGCGGCTTCGGGTGAGAACCCGGTTGTCACCCTGCCGACCCTGTGGCGCGATGAGCTGTCGAACGGCGTTGAAGTCCTCGGCGCGATCAACGACGAAACGCCGACGACGGCCATTTCGCTCCGCATTGAGGTCAGCCAGCGCGATGAACCGCTTGAGAAACTCGGCCTCGCCGAAATCACGGCGGCGATGCTGAATGAAGCAACGCAAGAGTCGACCAACGAAGAGCTGTCGAACCGTCTGGCGAAGCTCGGCTCGTCGGTTTCGGTCAGCGCCGGTAGCCGTTACACGACGATCACTGTTCGTTCGCTCACGGAAAATCTCGATGAGACGCTCGCCATTGCGCGCGAACGCCTGCTTGAGCCGGCCTTCAACGAGGACGACTTCCAGCGGGTGAAAGGCCAGACGATCGAGGGCATCAAGCAGTCGAAGACGCAAGCGTCGGCGACCGCCAGCCAGGTCTTCACCCAGCTTATGTACGGCAATGACAATGCCTTTGCGTGGCGCGATGCGGGCCGTGTCGACACGGTCGAGACCATCACGCTCGATGATGTCAAAGCGTTCTATGACACCTATTATAAGTCTGGTGCAGGTAGCATCATTGCGGTCAGCGACTTGCCTGAGAAGAAGATGATGGCCAGCCTTGCGGCCTTCTCGCCGTGGAGCGGGGATGCAATGCCGCAGAAGGAGCTCGCGCCCTTCCCAGCCATCGATGCGAGCAAGCTCTATCTCATCGACAAGCCGGGTGCGGCCCAATCCGAGATCCGGATTGGTAAGCGCGCCCTGCCATTCGATGCGACGGGCACATACTATAAAGCAACGCTGATGAACTACGCCCTTGGCGGCGCGTTCAACAGCCGGATCAACCTCAACCTGCGTGAAGACAAGGGCTATACCTACGGGGCTCGCTCATTCTTCTCCGGCTCCGATCAGTATGGGGAGTATCGGGCGCAGGCAGGTGTCCGTAAGGATGCAACGGCCGCGTCCATCGTTGAATTCTTCAGCGAGATCGGCAGCTATCAGGAAGATGGCATCTCCGAGGACGAACTGGCCTTCACCAAGCAGGCGATCGGCCAGTCCGAAGCCCGCGATTATGAAACGCCGTTCCAGAAGCTCGGCTTCCTCTCGCAGATCCTGACCTATGATCTGCCGGATGATTTTGTTGATGAGCAGCAGGACATCCTCCGCAACCTGACGAAGGAGAATGTCGACATGCTGGCAGCCGAGCTGCTCGATGGTGACATGGCGCTGGTCGTGGTTGGCGACAAGGAGGCCATCTGGGATGAGCTCGAAGCGCTGGGCCGTGAGATCGTCGAACTCGACGAAAACGGCATGCCGAAATAA
- the lptE gene encoding LPS assembly lipoprotein LptE, with product MLRPLLAAALLISLPACGFTPLYSTGGDSAVAEGLRSVEIAGIEANPEIQRLVNRELRDLLPEPAGGAPRYELLVSLEDRRAATVVRRSAATTRFDYTLFGSYRLRDTETGKIVHRQSISAMTSYGVVSSQYASLVGREDAARRAAVEIARRIETDMALYLAGRPPEANEVELPDILDVDGRFDTGTPPQGQ from the coding sequence ATGCTGCGCCCTCTCCTCGCTGCCGCTCTTCTGATTTCTCTGCCCGCCTGCGGTTTCACGCCGCTTTATTCGACGGGCGGCGACAGTGCGGTGGCCGAGGGGCTGCGTTCGGTTGAGATCGCCGGGATCGAAGCCAATCCCGAGATCCAGCGGCTGGTAAACCGAGAGCTGCGCGACCTGTTACCCGAGCCCGCCGGTGGGGCGCCGCGTTACGAGTTGCTTGTCAGTCTTGAAGACCGCCGGGCCGCCACCGTCGTTCGGCGCTCTGCTGCCACGACACGGTTCGATTACACGCTCTTTGGCTCCTATCGACTGCGCGACACGGAGACCGGCAAGATCGTTCACCGCCAGAGCATTTCGGCGATGACGAGCTATGGCGTTGTCTCCAGCCAATATGCCTCGCTCGTAGGCCGCGAAGATGCCGCCCGCCGCGCCGCCGTCGAGATTGCCCGACGCATCGAAACCGACATGGCGCTTTATTTAGCCGGGCGCCCGCCTGAGGCCAATGAGGTTGAGCTGCCGGATATTCTGGACGTGGACGGACGGTTTGACACCGGCACCCCGCCGCAGGGCCAATGA